The uncultured Fibrobacter sp. genome has a window encoding:
- the nirJ2 gene encoding putative heme d1 biosynthesis radical SAM protein NirJ2, with translation MIVSWMTTNKCNLTCKHCYQDAGENKAAELTTAEALKLIDEIAKAGFKIMIFSGGEPMTRPDIVDLVAHASSKGLRPVFGTNGTLITHDLAFKLKAAGAMAMGISIDSIDHDRHNDFRGLPNAFELTMMGIENCKAAGLPFQIHTTIMDWNQNEIFDIMDWVKEIGAVNHQIFFLIPVGRGKEIEGHALRVAEYEGLLRKIMEKSRTLGIPVKPTCAPQFLRIADQLGVKTRYSRGCLAGLDYCIVSPIGKVRPCAYMMEEAGDVHDTPFDEIWANAEVFKKLRTKAYAGACGKCKFNDRCGGCRARAAYYHDGDYMQEDSYCAYGRGIK, from the coding sequence ATGATTGTATCTTGGATGACCACCAACAAGTGTAACTTGACCTGCAAGCACTGCTACCAGGACGCGGGCGAGAACAAGGCGGCCGAACTCACGACGGCGGAAGCCCTCAAGCTGATTGACGAAATCGCGAAGGCGGGGTTCAAGATCATGATTTTCAGCGGTGGCGAGCCGATGACCCGCCCCGACATCGTGGATTTGGTCGCGCACGCATCGAGCAAGGGACTCCGCCCAGTGTTCGGCACCAACGGCACGCTCATCACGCACGACTTGGCGTTCAAGCTCAAAGCGGCCGGTGCGATGGCGATGGGTATCAGCATCGACAGCATCGACCATGACCGTCACAATGATTTCCGTGGCCTCCCGAACGCCTTCGAACTTACGATGATGGGCATCGAGAACTGCAAGGCGGCGGGCCTCCCGTTCCAGATTCACACGACCATCATGGACTGGAACCAGAACGAAATTTTCGATATCATGGACTGGGTCAAGGAAATCGGCGCGGTGAACCACCAGATTTTCTTCCTGATTCCCGTCGGTCGCGGAAAAGAAATTGAAGGACATGCGCTGCGCGTCGCCGAATACGAGGGACTCCTCCGTAAGATTATGGAAAAGAGCCGCACGCTCGGCATCCCTGTCAAACCCACCTGTGCTCCGCAGTTCCTGCGCATCGCCGACCAGCTTGGCGTCAAGACGCGTTACAGCCGTGGTTGCCTCGCCGGCCTTGACTACTGCATCGTGAGCCCGATAGGGAAGGTGCGTCCTTGCGCCTACATGATGGAAGAGGCGGGCGACGTGCACGATACGCCTTTCGACGAAATCTGGGCGAACGCCGAAGTGTTCAAGAAGCTCCGCACCAAGGCCTATGCCGGTGCTTGTGGCAAGTGCAAGTTCAACGACCGCTGTGGCGGTTGTCGCGCCCGTGCCGCCTACTACCACGACGGCGACTAC
- a CDS encoding redoxin domain-containing protein produces the protein MSVKKLLILALIVAAAYYVFGVKGFNPFTPKIPGDVQLYALNGETTTLDNLTGENGTLIFSMGTWCSFCVEEVGVLKSLAEDLRTNKINVVICMNGYSNDEIHNWIYKQDFPWDWKTVYWQDSLYDTFHIKKKTVPYLTARNKKGEIFYSNSGIHYTNALSEIAANMHKN, from the coding sequence ATGTCGGTCAAGAAACTCCTGATTCTCGCGCTCATCGTAGCTGCCGCCTATTACGTTTTTGGCGTAAAGGGGTTCAATCCGTTTACCCCAAAAATTCCAGGGGATGTCCAGCTATATGCGCTAAACGGGGAAACAACGACATTGGACAACCTCACCGGTGAAAACGGCACCCTCATTTTCTCTATGGGCACGTGGTGTTCGTTCTGTGTCGAAGAAGTCGGGGTACTGAAATCATTGGCAGAAGACCTTCGCACCAATAAAATCAATGTAGTCATTTGCATGAACGGATACAGCAACGACGAAATCCATAACTGGATTTACAAGCAAGATTTCCCCTGGGACTGGAAAACAGTCTACTGGCAAGATTCGCTCTACGACACATTCCACATCAAGAAAAAGACGGTCCCCTACCTAACGGCACGAAACAAGAAGGGTGAAATATTCTACAGCAACTCCGGTATACACTACACGAACGCGCTATCGGAAATCGCCGCGAACATGCACAAAAATTAA
- a CDS encoding DUF2238 domain-containing protein, translating into MKNVPKSHLVLLVLVSLTILWSAVGVVDTYLTWVLEAAPALVGLLVLLLTYNKFRMPTYLYALMAFHMAVLLVGAHYSYAKVPLGFWMEDWFGFTRNNYDKIGHFMQGFTPALLTIELLRRTTPLRTTGWTVFLAICVAEAISALYEIIEWLASLSNPTDTEAFLGTQGYIWDTQSDMFMCLIGATLAVILWVIFRRKDAVGQ; encoded by the coding sequence ATGAAAAATGTTCCCAAATCCCACCTTGTCCTGCTTGTACTAGTCTCTTTGACGATTCTTTGGTCTGCCGTGGGGGTTGTTGATACTTACCTGACTTGGGTCCTGGAGGCTGCTCCGGCACTTGTCGGGCTTCTCGTCCTCTTGCTGACGTACAATAAATTCCGGATGCCCACGTACCTTTATGCCCTGATGGCGTTCCACATGGCTGTCCTTCTGGTGGGGGCGCATTATTCGTATGCGAAGGTGCCGCTCGGTTTCTGGATGGAGGATTGGTTCGGCTTTACGCGCAATAATTACGACAAGATAGGGCATTTCATGCAAGGTTTTACCCCGGCGCTCTTGACCATTGAACTTTTGCGCCGCACAACCCCGCTCAGGACCACTGGCTGGACTGTTTTCTTGGCCATCTGCGTTGCCGAGGCGATTTCTGCGCTTTACGAGATTATCGAGTGGCTCGCGTCTTTGAGCAATCCGACCGATACGGAGGCCTTCTTAGGCACCCAGGGCTACATTTGGGATACCCAGTCAGACATGTTCATGTGCCTCATCGGGGCCACCCTTGCCGTCATCCTTTGGGTTATATTCCGCCGTAAGGATGCCGTTGGCCAATAA